The following coding sequences lie in one Apostichopus japonicus isolate 1M-3 chromosome 13, ASM3797524v1, whole genome shotgun sequence genomic window:
- the LOC139978396 gene encoding dual specificity protein kinase TTK-like, producing the protein MATTSSLDTSTTVTTTGTLTSWARLAHIPDHKSWMTQIVQNGNRPEEWLQYLHQVEESSSANDKQDSLLYLDQVYRKARESIPIENKQANEALASIFINSADIKRKLKSDGKARYLLRYARANFRSLPAVHLAAAQFELDQGDKSKCISILEKACILCPTEDNLKEAIRRVGAGFNSLQEKSQNKEGFKHGNHSAFTKVGPSAGGTITPRTRSLPQRVIRQKLVLKNTGSDDDEDDDTDGNVKKKSINKPREKSPRNRPLDLPPQPQLSAITEDGDSGITVETPPTDDLRQTSTTGPRFPFFLNLASYDVQPGKTRKEEDVATEKPHQQPIQQPHQQPHQQPNQSSTTNNRSEEVNQPGRTTTYSLQPQVQQPPVHTDSHQEMSQVPSSERKNQIHVKGVNYSIIKVIGKGGSSKVYQVLHEGSKKIFAVKYVDLECADDVIIQSYKNEITVLQRLQDKDPIIKLYDYEISQSHIYLVMECGSIDLASFLRRKRVQKEDILFYWRQMLTAVQCIHDEGIIHRDLKPANFLFVEGSLKLIDFGIANSIQSDRTSVTRESQVGTLNYMSPETIQSSGDSHGGDHTSMKINCKSDVWSLGCILYYITYGKTPFQSITNTMMKLQAICNPDYKIQFSDVHDSNLVDVLKRCLVRDAKERPSIKELLDHPYVSSKTSFKDSPTPALGMTKGVVENLMSKLNTTNCTSPRSVELAMALQKYLGSHCDPKQGKEIRQPLQDVNSISQTQREQKPLSYFFPNH; encoded by the exons ATGGCGACAACATCAAGTTTAGATACGTCCACAACAGTCACCACAACAGGAACCCTAACAAGCTGGGCAAGGCTTGCACACATACCAG ACCATAAATCATGGATGACGCAAATCGTTCAGAATGGTAACAGACCGGAAGAGTGGCTGCAGTATCTGCATCAGGTAGAGGAAAGCAGTTCGGCCAACGATAAGCAAGATAGTCTGCTCTACTTGGATCAAGTTTACAGGAAGGCTAGAGAGAGCATACCCATAGAGAACAAACAGGCAAATGAAGCTCTGGCTTCAATATTTATCAACTCAGCAGATATTAAACG AAAGTTAAAATCAGACGGGAAAGCCAGATATCTGCTGCGATATGCCAGAGCAAATTTCAGAAGCCTCCCAGCAGTGCACCTGGCTGCAGCTCAGTTTGAGCTTGATCAAG GTGACAAAAGTAAGTGCATTTCCATATTAGAGAAGGCCTGTATTTTGTGCCCAACAGAAGACAACCTGAAGGAAGCTATTAGACGAGTTGGTGCTGGTTTTAACAGTTTACaagaaaaaagtcaaaataaag AAGGGTTCAAACATGGCAACCATTCAGCTTTCACCAAAGTGGGACCCTCAGCTGGAGGCACAATAACTCCTAG AACGAGAAGTCTGCCTCAAAGGGTCATTCGACAAAAACTCGTTCTGAAAAATACCGGCAgcgatgatgatgaggatgatgatacCGATGGAAATGTGAAGAAGAAGTCGATCAACAAACCTAGAGAAAAGAGTCCACGAAATAGGCCACTGGATTTACCACCACAACCACAACTGTCTGCTATAACCGAAGATGGGGACTCGGGCATCACCGTAGAAACACCACCAACGGATGACCTCAGGCAGACATCAACGACCGGTCCaagatttccttttttcttaaaCTTGGCATCATATGACGTGCAACCGGGGAAGACGAGGAAGGAGGAAGACGTTGCAACTGAGAAGCCTCATCAACAGCCAATTCAACAGCCCCATCAACAGCCCCATCAACAGCCAAATCAGTCCAGTACTACTAACAATAGGTCAGAAGAAGTAAACCAGCCTGGAAGGACTACAACTTATTCATTGCAACCTCAAGTTCAACAGCCTCCTGTTCATACTGACAGTCACCAGGAAATGTCTCAAGTTCCGTCGTCTGAGAGGAAAAACCAAATCCATGTCAAAGGTGTGAATTACAGCATCATAAAAGTCATTGGTAAAGGAGGTTCTTCCAAG gTGTATCAAGTACTACACGAAGGCTCAAAGAAGATCTTTGCTGTGAAATATGTTGACTTGGAATGTGcggatgatgtcatcatacaGAGCTACAAGAATGAGATAACCGTGTTACAAAGATTACAGGACAAGGATCCGATCATAAAGCTGTATGACTA TGAAATAAGCCAGTCTCATATCTACCTGGTTATGGAGTGTGGGTCCATTGACCTTGCATCTTTCCTGAGGCGTAAGCGAGTACAGAAAGAGGACATCTTATTTTACTGGAGGCAGATGTTGACAGCCGTGCAGTGTATACACGACGAAG GAATAATTCACAGGGATCTGAAACCTGCCAACTTTTTATTTGTGGAGGGTAGCCTTAAACTCATCGACTTTGGAATAGCCAACTCTATACAGAGCGACAGAACGAGTGTAACGCGAGAATCGCAAGTAGGAACCTTAAATTACATGTCACCAGAGACTATCCAAAGCTCAGGAGATAGCCATGGAGGGGACCATACCAGCATGAAG ATAAACTGTAAGAGTGACGTGTGGTCACTGGGCTGTATTCTCTATTATATTACCTACGGTAAGACACCATTTCAGTCCATCACAAACACCATGATGAAGCTCCAGGCCATCTGTAATCCCGATTACAAGATTCAGTTTTCTGACGTTCATGACAGCAATCTTGTTGATGTATTGAAG AGGTGTTTGGTTCGTGATGCCAAAGAGAGGCCTTCCATTAAAGAATTGTTAGATCATCCATATGTGTCATCAAAAACATCTTTCAAAG ATTCACCCACTCCAGCTTTGGGGATGACAAAAGGAGTGGTTGAAAACCTAATGTCTAAGCTAAACACAACAAACTGTACCTCTCCTCGGAGTGTAGAGCTAGCCATGGCTCTCCAG AAATACCTTGGATCACATTGCGATCCAAAACAAGGCAAAGAAATTCGTCAACCTCTGCAGGATGTGAACTCCATCAGCCAAACACAGAGAGAACAGAAACcgttgtcatatttttttccaaaccATTAA